A single region of the Pseudomonas solani genome encodes:
- a CDS encoding DUF4194 domain-containing protein, whose protein sequence is MTVNWEKLAEQTEGMYVSADFEKAGYRLMVQQVLYASDRFSRGSYHLVVRYFPAYREAFSNFGMEIQHNPHHSYVVAIPNHNVAEKMLMEETRLALVLRRLYDDRMQLAEISDGEAVISLEELERAYKEWLSRDLPERSALRELVNALKRYGLLKVPEAEDGQPFKIVIRPGIVELLGETALHQLAAHAPELEEVIDHETA, encoded by the coding sequence ATGACAGTGAATTGGGAAAAGCTGGCAGAGCAGACAGAGGGAATGTATGTCAGCGCTGACTTCGAGAAAGCGGGATACCGGCTCATGGTGCAGCAGGTCTTGTACGCGAGCGACCGCTTTAGCCGCGGCTCATACCATCTGGTCGTCAGATACTTCCCGGCTTACCGGGAGGCATTTTCAAATTTTGGTATGGAGATCCAGCACAACCCTCATCACTCCTACGTGGTTGCTATCCCTAACCACAACGTCGCGGAAAAAATGCTCATGGAAGAGACGCGACTTGCGCTCGTACTTCGTCGCCTCTACGACGATCGCATGCAGCTTGCTGAGATCAGTGATGGGGAGGCGGTCATTTCTTTAGAAGAGCTGGAACGGGCCTATAAAGAATGGCTCAGTCGCGACCTCCCGGAACGAAGTGCGTTGCGAGAGCTCGTCAATGCGCTCAAGCGATACGGCTTGCTCAAGGTGCCAGAGGCTGAGGATGGGCAACCTTTCAAGATCGTGATTCGCCCAGGAATTGTGGAGCTGCTTGGAGAGACAGCGCTGCATCAACTAGCGGCCCATGCCCCGGAGTTGGAAGAGGTGATTGATCATGAAACCGCTTGA
- a CDS encoding nuclear transport factor 2 family protein, whose amino-acid sequence MDAQLEYLIRALEERLLQSHTRQDAEALEQLLAEGFIEFGARGVVWNRSEVIQGLLEQAFVQRTLEDFRVRLLADDVVLATYVCATPSADGTVRSLRSSVWRQQQGAWRMEFHQGTRIPD is encoded by the coding sequence ATGGACGCGCAGCTTGAATATCTCATCCGCGCCCTGGAGGAGCGCCTGCTCCAGTCCCATACACGGCAAGACGCCGAAGCCCTGGAGCAACTGTTGGCGGAAGGCTTCATCGAGTTCGGTGCACGGGGCGTTGTCTGGAACCGAAGCGAGGTCATCCAGGGCCTGCTCGAGCAGGCGTTCGTACAGCGGACGCTGGAGGACTTCCGGGTGCGCCTGCTGGCCGACGATGTGGTGCTGGCCACCTATGTATGCGCCACGCCCAGTGCCGATGGCACGGTGCGCTCATTGCGCAGTTCGGTGTGGCGGCAGCAGCAGGGGGCTTGGCGGATGGAGTTCCATCAAGGCACCAGGATTCCGGATTGA
- a CDS encoding Wadjet anti-phage system protein JetA family protein — MEAITPPLFERLPKDLFRPLAAENNHRYWDVLCRLIAEMWGEGARSPGEEAPKATVIRTIETFLVADDPWGELESPINIRAHGIYQVLLTAGWLSQRRCGVVEQVTLKPVIARFFTVLAEFSHSKPEFLAGKVRSIFVSLRAVDTENAIELYHEAATQAKRCMAHIANTSCRIQDLMDVLVTKTTASEFVRGYFEEYIEKLFIADYSDFRTNNHPLQFRSQIIGLVLQFQHDAGKRAALINWYLDGGNDLIRAEALYERDTALLLRLRDVEKHLQRLDEEIRDAHQRAMAYFEYKLRSPGNFDKLISRALSAVGAMEENHLALPEVSGFFHASEFGLARPRAAQRPHEPTPVEPYVPTIEELAMEALRQRMNAERNVTPTKLANYVAAHLGQETEVISDDLKIESISDLCCYQRLLLIASRDSCPPAKRKNDPHLQMVPGMHVVFVPDAETKNDYLEHQQFVIYARKP; from the coding sequence ATGGAAGCTATAACACCACCTCTGTTCGAGCGATTGCCAAAGGACTTGTTCCGACCTCTGGCGGCTGAAAACAATCACCGCTACTGGGACGTTCTGTGCAGACTCATCGCAGAAATGTGGGGTGAAGGGGCCCGATCTCCTGGGGAGGAAGCCCCCAAAGCGACCGTCATTCGGACTATCGAAACATTCCTAGTCGCTGATGATCCATGGGGTGAGCTGGAAAGCCCAATCAACATTCGTGCTCATGGCATTTATCAGGTGCTCCTCACGGCAGGCTGGTTAAGCCAGCGCCGGTGCGGCGTAGTTGAGCAAGTGACCTTAAAACCTGTCATCGCACGCTTCTTCACTGTTCTCGCTGAGTTTTCACATAGCAAACCCGAGTTTCTAGCCGGCAAGGTTCGCTCGATCTTCGTCTCACTGCGCGCTGTCGATACCGAAAACGCCATAGAGCTCTATCACGAGGCGGCCACGCAAGCGAAACGGTGTATGGCTCACATCGCCAATACCAGTTGCCGCATCCAGGACCTTATGGATGTGCTGGTCACCAAAACCACCGCAAGTGAATTTGTCCGGGGGTATTTTGAGGAGTACATCGAGAAGCTCTTCATCGCTGACTACAGCGACTTCCGAACAAACAACCACCCTCTACAGTTTCGCTCACAAATCATCGGCTTGGTCCTGCAGTTTCAGCACGATGCAGGCAAGCGCGCGGCGCTCATCAATTGGTATCTAGATGGTGGCAACGACCTCATACGAGCAGAAGCACTTTATGAGCGAGACACCGCCTTACTTCTTCGACTGCGAGATGTGGAAAAGCATCTTCAGCGCCTGGACGAAGAGATTCGTGATGCCCACCAACGGGCTATGGCCTATTTCGAGTACAAACTCAGATCGCCCGGCAATTTCGACAAGCTGATAAGCCGGGCTCTTAGCGCTGTAGGAGCAATGGAAGAGAACCATCTTGCACTTCCAGAGGTTTCAGGCTTTTTCCATGCTTCTGAATTTGGCCTGGCCAGGCCGCGAGCTGCACAGCGACCACATGAGCCAACGCCTGTCGAACCCTATGTGCCGACGATCGAAGAGCTTGCGATGGAAGCCCTTCGCCAGCGAATGAATGCCGAGCGAAACGTCACGCCAACCAAGCTAGCCAACTATGTCGCTGCCCACCTAGGGCAGGAAACAGAAGTCATTTCCGATGACCTCAAAATCGAGTCGATCAGCGATCTGTGCTGCTACCAGCGTCTGCTCCTAATCGCGTCGCGTGATAGCTGCCCGCCAGCAAAAAGAAAAAACGACCCTCATCTTCAGATGGTTCCGGGGATGCATGTCGTGTTTGTGCCTGATGCAGAAACCAAAAACGACTACCTGGAGCATCAACAATTCGTGATCTATGCGAGGAAGCCATGA
- a CDS encoding WYL domain-containing protein: MSTKSYVSSRNLEPTLTLGVFSEYQRLVGALGSLNLASTGVPIESTQLDATAIRHTLFSQIHRAMRLGLCVRIVYRSMSTPEPHERVIRPHSFIQAGPRWHLRAYCAKAAAFRDMNLGRISAVIPEIGISLPGEDEDLEWQQKVSVRLIPHEGLSAEQARMVREEYMGGTAAVVFSVRVPLVQYVIQSFRAAVDPVREKAPEHLLMVQHPETLPQSSRWLLRERNA, translated from the coding sequence ATGTCGACTAAGAGCTACGTAAGCTCGCGGAATCTGGAGCCCACGCTAACGCTTGGGGTTTTCTCCGAGTACCAACGTTTAGTGGGTGCGCTTGGAAGCCTAAACTTGGCCTCGACAGGTGTGCCCATCGAAAGCACACAGCTCGATGCCACCGCGATTCGACACACACTTTTTTCTCAAATACATCGAGCCATGCGGCTTGGCCTTTGTGTTCGGATCGTTTACCGCTCAATGAGCACCCCAGAACCACATGAGCGCGTAATTCGCCCCCACTCATTTATTCAGGCCGGACCACGCTGGCACCTTCGAGCGTATTGCGCAAAAGCTGCAGCTTTCCGGGATATGAATCTTGGGCGGATCTCCGCTGTTATCCCAGAAATCGGTATTAGCCTCCCAGGGGAAGATGAAGACTTGGAGTGGCAGCAGAAAGTGTCGGTACGTTTAATCCCCCATGAAGGTCTATCAGCTGAGCAGGCTCGAATGGTGAGGGAGGAATACATGGGGGGGACGGCTGCGGTTGTGTTTAGCGTACGAGTACCGCTAGTCCAATACGTTATCCAGTCCTTTAGAGCCGCAGTTGATCCAGTTCGCGAGAAGGCTCCGGAGCATCTGTTGATGGTGCAGCATCCTGAAACGCTGCCTCAGAGCTCACGCTGGCTACTTCGGGAGCGTAATGCCTGA
- a CDS encoding RHS repeat-associated core domain-containing protein, which produces MKPLHHRLSVLTLALAGTLAAASLQAAPRNWSYTYTASGQIDTADGPRTDVPDITHYEYDGGDHPITVINALGHVTQLSNFDIYGNPGEVIDPNGTITTLTYTQQGWLTSISVGGGTTAFEHDAIGQITKVTRGDGSWLAYTWDDARRLTKITNNLGEQIEFDLDAMGNRTAQRIKDASNNLTQQQQWVYDELGRLLRSVGAGGQPHSQQYDLNDNPTTDTNPRQFSHTQAYDALDRLVSSTDPLSKVTRLGYDAQDNLTQVVDPRGVTTRYEYDGLGNLTKLISPDTGTTTYEHDAAGNVIRKTDARGIVTTYSYDALDRLTGRQYPATPALNVQYHYDMTANGNKGIGRLTAVQDASGVLGYKYDERGNLIEQLRSVAVLGADQYDTLGYAYDAANNLIRIDYPAGFSIHYSRNAAGQVSQVGFAVGSATPTSLASNIGYAPFGPLKSLTWNNGIVLSRTYDQDYQLTAQQVGNWQSSYSHDANGNITAHAHSLFGSLDYQYDALDRLTEEKAAASRKAYAYDATGNRSSRTTYATTNGTEAQTAKQTLHYATDSNRLSQRSTSYAVEADAAGNYTRYSQSRRYTYDDQSRLNAVTDEAGTPIARYAYNALGQRVLKDVQQGTAHTPYTYLYGPDGQVLGQVRYTSNGKKSKASYYVWLDSLPIAQIDLTYDAAGTTIASTTLTYLHSDHLNTPRLATNQGGNLVWSWQSDAFGVGQPNTYGGNIDVILRFPGQVADAHSALYYNYFRDYDPETGRYVESDPIGLEGGINTYGYVEGNPLSYIDPTGESAIVAEGAMAGAAAAGAMGLLCTLSPTHPSCEAMRDIVERCVGYFKEKGNKEHTKGARNSTKGKHEKGRARNQKDRGGEKGDANRPYQR; this is translated from the coding sequence ATGAAACCCCTGCACCACCGCTTGAGCGTCCTTACGCTCGCCCTGGCCGGCACCCTCGCAGCCGCCAGTCTCCAGGCCGCCCCGCGCAATTGGAGCTACACCTACACCGCCAGCGGCCAGATCGACACCGCCGATGGTCCGCGCACCGATGTCCCAGACATAACCCACTACGAGTACGACGGGGGAGATCACCCGATAACCGTTATAAACGCGCTCGGCCATGTAACACAGCTTTCAAACTTCGATATCTATGGAAATCCTGGAGAAGTAATCGACCCCAACGGCACCATCACCACACTCACCTACACCCAGCAGGGCTGGCTCACCTCGATCAGCGTCGGCGGCGGCACCACAGCCTTCGAGCACGATGCCATCGGCCAGATCACCAAAGTCACCCGTGGCGACGGCAGCTGGCTCGCCTACACTTGGGACGATGCCCGGCGCCTGACCAAAATCACCAACAACCTCGGCGAGCAGATCGAGTTCGACCTCGACGCCATGGGCAACCGCACCGCCCAGCGCATCAAGGATGCCTCCAACAACCTCACCCAGCAGCAACAGTGGGTGTACGACGAGCTCGGCCGCCTGCTGCGCTCGGTCGGCGCCGGTGGCCAGCCCCATAGCCAGCAGTACGACCTCAACGACAACCCCACCACCGACACCAACCCGCGCCAGTTCAGCCACACCCAGGCCTATGACGCCCTCGATCGCCTGGTCTCCAGCACCGACCCGCTGAGCAAGGTCACCCGCCTCGGTTACGACGCCCAGGACAACCTCACACAGGTCGTCGACCCACGCGGCGTCACCACCCGCTACGAATACGATGGCCTCGGCAACCTCACCAAACTCATCAGCCCCGACACCGGCACCACCACATACGAGCACGATGCCGCCGGCAACGTCATCCGCAAAACCGACGCCCGCGGCATCGTCACCACCTACAGCTACGACGCCCTCGACCGCCTCACCGGCCGCCAGTACCCCGCCACTCCTGCGCTCAACGTCCAGTACCACTACGACATGACCGCCAACGGCAACAAGGGCATCGGCCGCCTCACGGCGGTGCAGGACGCCAGCGGCGTGCTCGGCTACAAGTACGACGAGCGCGGCAACCTCATCGAGCAGCTGCGCTCCGTTGCGGTGCTGGGGGCGGATCAGTACGACACCCTCGGCTACGCCTACGACGCCGCCAACAACCTCATCCGCATCGACTACCCGGCCGGCTTCAGCATCCATTACAGCCGCAACGCCGCCGGCCAGGTCAGCCAGGTCGGCTTTGCGGTGGGCAGCGCTACGCCCACCAGCCTCGCCAGCAACATCGGCTACGCCCCCTTCGGACCGCTCAAGAGCCTCACCTGGAACAATGGCATCGTCCTCAGCCGCACCTACGACCAGGACTACCAGCTCACCGCCCAGCAGGTCGGCAACTGGCAGAGCAGCTACAGCCACGATGCCAACGGCAACATCACCGCCCATGCCCACAGCCTGTTCGGCAGCCTCGACTACCAGTACGACGCCCTCGATCGCCTGACCGAGGAAAAGGCCGCCGCCAGCCGCAAGGCCTACGCCTACGACGCCACCGGCAACCGCAGTTCGCGCACCACCTACGCCACCACCAACGGCACCGAAGCGCAGACTGCCAAGCAGACCCTGCACTACGCCACCGACAGCAACCGCCTCAGCCAACGCAGCACCAGCTACGCCGTCGAAGCCGATGCCGCCGGCAACTACACCCGCTACAGCCAGAGCCGCCGCTACACCTACGACGACCAGAGCCGCCTCAATGCCGTCACCGACGAGGCCGGTACGCCCATCGCCCGATACGCCTACAACGCCCTCGGCCAGCGCGTGCTCAAGGACGTGCAGCAAGGCACCGCCCACACGCCCTACACCTACCTCTACGGCCCGGATGGCCAGGTGCTCGGCCAGGTGCGCTACACCAGCAACGGCAAGAAGAGCAAAGCCAGCTACTACGTCTGGCTCGACAGCCTGCCCATCGCCCAGATCGACCTGACCTACGACGCCGCCGGCACCACTATCGCCAGCACCACCCTCACCTACCTGCACAGCGACCACCTCAACACCCCCCGTCTGGCCACCAACCAAGGCGGCAACCTGGTGTGGAGCTGGCAAAGCGATGCATTCGGTGTGGGGCAGCCCAACACCTATGGCGGCAATATCGATGTGATCCTGCGCTTCCCCGGCCAAGTCGCCGATGCGCACAGTGCGCTCTACTACAACTACTTCAGGGATTACGACCCGGAGACTGGGCGCTACGTTGAGAGTGATCCGATTGGGCTTGAAGGTGGAATAAACACCTACGGATATGTAGAGGGCAATCCGCTTTCCTATATCGATCCCACAGGAGAAAGTGCCATTGTTGCCGAAGGTGCGATGGCAGGAGCCGCTGCTGCTGGTGCAATGGGGCTTCTCTGCACGCTAAGTCCAACCCACCCCTCATGCGAAGCTATGAGAGATATCGTAGAAAGGTGTGTTGGCTACTTTAAGGAAAAAGGGAATAAAGAACATACGAAGGGCGCTAGGAATAGCACCAAGGGCAAGCATGAAAAAGGGCGGGCTCGTAATCAAAAAGATAGAGGCGGAGAAAAAGGTGATGCAAATCGCCCATATCAGCGCTAA
- a CDS encoding SbcC/MukB-like Walker B domain-containing protein has protein sequence MKPLETINLVQFFLYEANDIETGPNTAFLGPNGTGKSALLDAIQVVMLAADGNRTHFNASSEGKHNSRTLRDYCLGSYIPGGNTYARTSANTYVGLVFRDSETGVPFTAGVSIRAYLDEPKAEVNGYFILPGVAMTAKQYLQTEGAHETVLPWRAFQHTAAELCRRESTNPVFSAQNPSDFLRRLLIDHLAGPGDKPNPQSLRAAFSRSLKLNERIVNLDATLRQHLIEPMPTGVKQFRARLDDVRDLRDLIARLKVRIDRATEVAEEYAIVKRERISEANLMVLKHTYATERLGETVDAGEAEAEKLDEQLATAGIELSRAAANMTLATDARDRAIANLHSDPAYQEQADRAETLRRISDELRVKQKQLESDLKSIMTALCSASGLPGMNAHQEHLESAANHALSLEQMRLAQEIPPAVAIQAAAQAMGRAYGVMRRETAQAESEEALAKERLRSARLAQERAGKGLSSLNESTTRLMGVLSDAGISAVPICDLVTISDASWQPAIEGWLGRHAEALLVPENQELDAIRVYRGKAGSNIYGAKLALPSRIREWKAKGDDQYAAQLIQGQNLDAVRYLQGELGRTVLAETDDQLRTGVKAISKEGMVSSGGGIERRRLPGTSELRLGRKDSGATRQRAEIELQSAIAQFGAASEIAKNLVSGLQKLAPFSDPEALRTDIEGQFVSVTQTARSVADLHAALERTLTGALDELNALKKQADENAVAAHKQELHWTTETTRLSEKKQNLGKQLIALKDQLEIELVQERESRLDPFYSASEVERHRTRLDEKHGDKWNDKLTHLDNSIQRSRATASNSDREAWKLFANFISDYNLKNNDVQSQDWLRAYEFILAERKRIQDFELVEQEHRAEEAYLAAVKVFRSDVAQSLLTGFDQIEEQITGLTAVLGSAPPFTNDERYEFKYKVVDEHRNLHDFLRRVRTHGADDDLFGGPGEIPEEFRLLVEGDSSALLEETSPLNDHRRFFTYDVEIFQGDKSVGMLSNRFGSASGGEHRTPVYLIFGAALAAAYGRSKGSSGGGGIMLLDEAFEKMDPQNIKATVQFLNSLGLQLIMAGPESDQGKLSSFLSIYYDMARYGTRTIQMKKNVVLNRAQELLQSDNYLLNPDILTQEVARLTKEQRNAG, from the coding sequence ATGAAACCGCTTGAAACTATCAACCTAGTCCAGTTCTTTCTTTACGAAGCGAACGATATCGAAACAGGCCCAAATACGGCATTTCTCGGCCCTAACGGGACTGGGAAATCTGCACTACTTGATGCAATCCAGGTCGTCATGCTGGCTGCCGATGGCAACAGAACCCACTTCAACGCCTCTAGCGAGGGGAAGCACAATTCCCGAACCCTGCGTGATTACTGTCTGGGTTCCTACATCCCTGGAGGAAACACTTACGCCAGGACATCCGCGAATACATACGTAGGGCTTGTTTTCCGCGATAGCGAGACCGGGGTTCCTTTCACTGCTGGTGTGTCCATAAGGGCCTACTTGGATGAGCCCAAAGCTGAAGTGAATGGATATTTCATTCTTCCCGGCGTAGCTATGACCGCTAAGCAGTACCTTCAGACTGAAGGTGCTCACGAAACGGTGCTCCCATGGCGCGCCTTCCAGCACACCGCGGCTGAGCTGTGCCGGCGTGAATCTACGAACCCTGTTTTTTCAGCCCAGAACCCAAGTGATTTCCTACGGCGTCTTCTGATCGACCACCTGGCCGGTCCCGGAGACAAACCAAATCCCCAGTCCCTTCGCGCAGCCTTCTCTCGCTCACTCAAACTGAACGAGCGAATCGTTAACCTGGATGCGACTCTGCGTCAGCATCTGATAGAGCCGATGCCTACAGGGGTGAAGCAATTCAGAGCAAGGTTGGACGATGTTCGGGATCTACGCGATCTCATCGCACGCCTGAAAGTTCGCATTGATCGAGCAACTGAAGTCGCTGAAGAGTACGCAATAGTTAAACGCGAACGGATATCTGAAGCGAACCTCATGGTTCTCAAGCACACGTATGCGACCGAGCGTCTAGGTGAGACTGTTGACGCCGGCGAAGCCGAAGCTGAAAAACTGGATGAGCAGTTGGCCACTGCAGGGATAGAACTGTCCAGAGCCGCGGCGAACATGACGTTGGCAACTGATGCCAGAGATCGCGCGATCGCGAATCTTCACAGCGACCCCGCTTACCAGGAGCAAGCAGACCGCGCTGAAACACTGAGACGGATAAGTGATGAGCTGCGAGTGAAGCAGAAGCAGCTCGAGTCTGATCTCAAATCGATAATGACCGCGCTCTGCTCTGCCAGCGGTTTACCAGGCATGAATGCCCATCAAGAGCATCTCGAAAGTGCGGCAAACCATGCTCTCTCGTTAGAACAAATGCGCCTCGCCCAAGAGATTCCTCCTGCAGTAGCCATCCAGGCTGCAGCGCAAGCGATGGGGCGGGCCTATGGAGTCATGCGGCGCGAGACCGCTCAGGCAGAAAGCGAAGAAGCTCTGGCGAAAGAGAGGCTGCGTAGTGCGCGTCTTGCTCAAGAACGAGCGGGAAAAGGCTTGTCCTCATTGAATGAATCGACCACCCGCTTAATGGGCGTGCTTTCCGATGCCGGCATCAGTGCAGTGCCCATTTGCGACCTGGTTACGATCTCTGACGCCAGTTGGCAACCTGCTATTGAAGGTTGGCTAGGCCGGCATGCCGAAGCGCTACTCGTCCCAGAGAACCAAGAGCTCGATGCAATTAGGGTCTATCGAGGCAAAGCCGGCAGCAACATTTATGGGGCGAAGCTGGCACTTCCCAGCCGGATCCGTGAATGGAAAGCCAAAGGCGATGATCAATACGCAGCGCAACTGATTCAGGGCCAAAACCTTGATGCTGTCCGGTATCTGCAGGGCGAGCTTGGCCGTACTGTGCTAGCAGAAACTGACGACCAGCTTCGCACTGGAGTCAAAGCGATTTCCAAGGAAGGCATGGTCAGCTCGGGAGGAGGAATAGAGCGCCGACGTCTTCCAGGGACCAGCGAACTACGCCTTGGGCGGAAAGACAGTGGTGCGACACGCCAGCGAGCTGAGATTGAACTCCAATCGGCCATAGCTCAGTTCGGAGCTGCATCTGAGATCGCCAAAAACCTTGTTTCAGGTCTGCAAAAGCTGGCGCCATTTTCAGACCCGGAAGCCCTTCGAACGGACATCGAGGGCCAGTTTGTCTCGGTAACTCAAACCGCTCGCTCAGTGGCAGACCTCCACGCAGCTCTGGAAAGGACGCTAACCGGCGCCCTGGATGAGCTTAACGCGCTGAAAAAACAAGCAGATGAGAATGCTGTTGCAGCCCATAAGCAAGAATTGCACTGGACCACTGAGACTACTCGCCTAAGCGAGAAGAAGCAGAACCTTGGCAAGCAACTCATCGCGCTAAAAGACCAGCTTGAAATCGAGTTGGTACAAGAGCGCGAGAGCCGCCTTGATCCTTTCTACAGTGCGAGTGAAGTAGAGCGCCATCGCACCCGGCTGGATGAAAAACACGGAGACAAGTGGAACGACAAGCTCACGCATCTCGATAACTCGATCCAGCGATCACGCGCTACGGCGTCCAATTCAGATCGCGAGGCCTGGAAGCTATTCGCCAATTTCATCAGCGACTACAACCTCAAGAACAACGACGTCCAAAGTCAGGATTGGCTGCGCGCGTATGAATTTATTCTGGCCGAGCGTAAGCGCATTCAAGACTTTGAGTTGGTTGAACAAGAGCACCGAGCCGAAGAGGCCTACCTCGCGGCCGTGAAGGTGTTTCGATCAGACGTAGCTCAATCGTTGCTAACCGGATTCGATCAAATTGAAGAGCAAATCACCGGATTGACCGCGGTGCTCGGCTCCGCGCCGCCTTTCACGAACGATGAACGATACGAGTTCAAGTACAAGGTCGTCGATGAGCACCGAAATCTTCATGACTTCCTTCGCCGCGTTCGTACGCACGGCGCAGATGACGATCTCTTTGGCGGTCCAGGCGAGATCCCGGAAGAGTTCCGCTTGCTGGTAGAGGGTGACAGCTCTGCATTGCTAGAAGAGACAAGCCCACTTAACGATCACCGTCGTTTCTTCACCTACGACGTCGAGATTTTCCAAGGCGACAAGTCTGTTGGCATGCTTAGCAATCGCTTTGGCTCAGCATCCGGCGGCGAGCATCGCACCCCTGTTTATCTCATTTTTGGCGCAGCTCTTGCCGCTGCTTATGGTCGATCCAAGGGAAGTAGCGGTGGCGGCGGAATCATGCTGCTGGATGAAGCATTCGAAAAGATGGACCCCCAGAACATCAAAGCTACGGTTCAGTTTCTCAATAGCCTTGGCCTGCAGCTCATCATGGCTGGCCCAGAGTCAGACCAGGGCAAGCTTTCGTCCTTCTTAAGCATTTACTACGACATGGCGCGGTACGGTACTCGCACCATCCAGATGAAGAAGAACGTTGTGCTTAATCGAGCGCAGGAGCTACTTCAAAGCGACAATTACCTGCTCAACCCAGATATTTTGACTCAAGAGGTGGCGCGCTTAACCAAGGAGCAGAGAAATGCTGGGTAA
- a CDS encoding RHS repeat protein, translated as MTGITDEKGVRYATWTYDDQNRAISSEHAGGAERTLVSYNTDGSSTVTNALGKRTTYRFQTIQGIRRITAIEGEPSANCPNSNSTFTYDDRGLVKTRTDNKGNVTAFDYNDRGLEVSRTEAYGTPQARTVTTTWHPTLFLPATVTEPDRITTYSYDDQGRPLSQSVSQR; from the coding sequence TTGACCGGCATCACTGATGAAAAGGGTGTTCGATACGCCACCTGGACCTATGACGACCAGAACCGCGCCATTTCCAGCGAGCATGCGGGCGGCGCTGAACGCACTCTGGTGAGCTACAACACCGATGGCTCCTCCACTGTTACCAACGCTCTCGGCAAGCGCACCACCTACCGCTTCCAGACCATCCAGGGCATACGGCGCATCACCGCCATTGAAGGCGAGCCCTCGGCCAACTGCCCCAACAGCAATTCCACCTTCACCTACGACGATCGTGGCTTGGTGAAGACCCGTACCGATAACAAGGGCAACGTCACCGCCTTCGACTACAACGACCGTGGCCTCGAGGTGTCCCGCACCGAAGCCTACGGCACGCCCCAGGCTCGCACCGTCACCACCACCTGGCACCCGACCCTGTTCCTACCGGCCACGGTGACCGAACCCGATCGCATCACCACCTACAGCTACGACGATCAAGGACGACCACTCAGCCAGAGCGTAAGCCAGCGCTGA
- a CDS encoding TrmH family RNA methyltransferase has translation MKFDDIKKLHQKKYRAEFGHFLVEGEHLLLELQKAAEHNPLLLRSQLYVTGAYEHWHSPFETQVISDRQMAQIADTKTPQGIIALVPMLPAAAPAAAANERAIYLHEIQDPGNLGTILRTLAWFGGFRCLLSPGSVDPYNPKVVRASMGAIFHAPMELDVELESLGNRFQRIACLDMHGEPVQSAAFKTFDCYLFGNEARGVPRDPLTALNAQPFTIPGSGAIESLNLATTVNMCVYELNR, from the coding sequence ATGAAATTCGATGACATCAAGAAGCTCCACCAGAAGAAGTACCGGGCCGAGTTCGGCCACTTCCTGGTGGAGGGCGAGCACCTGCTGCTGGAACTGCAGAAGGCCGCCGAGCACAACCCGCTGCTGCTGCGCAGCCAGCTGTACGTGACCGGCGCCTACGAGCACTGGCACAGCCCGTTCGAAACCCAGGTCATCAGCGACCGGCAGATGGCGCAGATCGCCGACACCAAGACGCCCCAGGGCATCATCGCCCTGGTGCCGATGCTGCCGGCCGCCGCGCCGGCTGCTGCCGCCAACGAACGCGCCATCTACCTGCACGAGATCCAGGACCCGGGCAATCTCGGCACCATCCTGCGCACCCTGGCCTGGTTCGGCGGCTTCCGCTGCCTGCTCAGCCCCGGCAGCGTTGACCCGTACAACCCCAAGGTCGTGCGCGCCAGCATGGGCGCCATCTTCCACGCACCGATGGAACTGGACGTGGAACTGGAATCCCTTGGCAACCGCTTCCAACGCATCGCCTGCCTGGACATGCACGGCGAGCCCGTGCAATCCGCCGCCTTCAAGACCTTCGACTGCTACCTCTTCGGCAACGAAGCCCGCGGCGTCCCCCGCGACCCACTCACCGCACTCAACGCCCAGCCCTTCACCATCCCCGGCAGCGGCGCCATCGAATCGCTCAACCTGGCGACCACGGTGAATATGTGTGTGTATGAGTTGAATCGGTAG